One window of the Hemiscyllium ocellatum isolate sHemOce1 chromosome 11, sHemOce1.pat.X.cur, whole genome shotgun sequence genome contains the following:
- the LOC132820087 gene encoding lysozyme g-like, whose protein sequence is MCTVIDTSIYGDITKVDTTSASDKTAKQDKLSVTGVAASHKMMSMDLNRVNKYKTLIDKVACAKQIDPAIIGAIISRESRGGNALVNGWGDNENGFGLMQVDKRWHRIVGEWDSVEHLQQATEILIGMIKLIATKFPTWTKEQQLKGGISAYNAGTRNVHTYERMDIGTTGDDYANDVTARAQWLKNNGY, encoded by the exons ATGTGCACAGTAATTG ATACCTCCATCTATGGTGATATCACAAAGGTTGATACAACTAGTGCTTCTGATAAAACAGCAAAACAGGACAAGCTGAGTGTAACAG GTGTTGCTGCCTCTCATAAGATGATGAGCATGGATTTGAACAGAGTGAACAAGTACAAGACTTTGATTGATAAAGTTGCCTGTGCCAAGCAGATCGATCCAGCCATAATTGGTGCTATCATCTCCCGGGAATCCCGTGGTGGCAATGCCTTAGTAAATGGATGGGGAGACAACGAAAATGGTTTTGGTCTCATGCAG GTTGACAAAAGGTGGCACAGAATAGTTGGAGAGTGGGACAGCGTGGAGCACCTACAACAGGCTACTGAGATACTGATAGGCATGATTAAATTAATAGCAACAAAGTTTCCAACTTGGACCAAAGAACAGCAGCTCAAAG GTGGGATTTCAGCATACAATGCTGGGACAAGAAATGTTCACACTTATGAAAGAATGGATATTGGTACCACTGGAGATGATTATGCTAATGATGTGACTGCAAGAGCCCAATGGCTGAAGAATAATGGATATTAA